GTCACAGGCCCTCCTTCCACTCCAACTATTGACGGTATGGAGTATTCAGTGGTCGACTCACCTACCGGACAATTCAGATTCTTGGCAAGCAGTAGCGGAACATTTAGGACAGGGGTCATTATTTCTGCCAGTGTAGTCGGAGGCAGTGGCTCAGTGGTTGTTACTGACAACAATATTATTGTGATTGGACTGAGCTACACCGGGTCTCACACAGTCAGTATTGTGGCTACCAGTGCTGTGTGTCCAGGAGTGCTGAACAGCAGCGTCACTGTTGTTTCTGTGGTGTTTAACATAAGAAGTGAGTAGAACACCAGACTGAGAGTTTGTATTCTTTACAGTAGCTAATTTTCAGCCCCTGTACTGACTCAACCCACTGGATCCGTTGACTGTTCTAATCCATCGCTGCCAATCAGTGGATCATGGAGTGTGGTGGAAGGCGTAAGGGAATGATCTCTTACAGTACATGACTGTCCAATTATGGATGTATACACATCACTCACAGGTTCAGAGCAGCAATAACTCGGCAGTTCAGTTAGCTCCTCCCCCAATTGGTACACCAACCATAACCTTTACTTCTTCAGCAAGGGGTCTCAGTGGCAGTGCAGTCTTTGTTCCTGATTCATCCTACCAGCTCACAGACACAGTGGAGAATGATGTGTTCACTTTCACTGTGACTGTGACTAATGCGGCTGGATCAAGCAGTGAAATGTCTGCTGCAGTTGAGGGTAAGCTTTTTATTTCTTCTTTTGCTGTGATGAAAACCTCTTTGATGCCCATCTTGCATACAAgcactgtattattatatagttaccCCGTTCATCGTTGATGAGAGTACGCTGGAAACAATGAATTGCCTCACATTCTCTCTCAGTCAAAACTGTGCCTCTGAGCAGAGTGGAAACTTTGTCATCAAGTTTGAACAAAGAAATGGTGTTTGTCGAGACTTGGTTCTATCAGATTTCAGCACATCCACCATACAACTGATGCCTCAGTCGGCTTGCGCATACGTGGCTTCATCCACTAACCTGTGTTATCGTGCAACTCTGATGTATAATGGAATAATAACTGACACTCAGACTAATCTCAACTTTGCTGCGTGTCCTATAAGTGTTCTTAATTCTTTCCTGGCAGATGGTGTTTCCTACCAGCTTGACGGAGAAGTCACTAGCGGCAACGTGTCTCACCGTACAACTGCTACTTTAAGCTGTACTGAAACTTTTGCTTCAGTATCTGGAGCAGctgtggtgacatgtgttgacGGTCAGTGGAACAACATGGGCATACAGTGGTGTTCTAGATCATGTGCAGGTAAACATTACAATGTcatattaatttaattatgtgcTTTTCAGAAACTACTGCCATATCTGTAATCGTGACTTTCCTGCTGACCCTGGCTCTAGGAATCTCCATTGGTGTCCTCTTTGTGTTAGCAGTGAACAAGTACAGGAAGTCTGAGAAGGTGACTCTGcaaactgaaactgaaatgGGACAACCACCAGTCGCAATATACGAGGACCTGGATGTCGTTAAACCTGACCCTCGTACTCAGGGAAACCTTGCTTatggacatgtacatgcagttagtTAGTTTCGAATAAAACAGTGAGTCACCGTCAGTATGTTAAAATTTAAATATCGTTTTTAGTCATAGGACCAGTGTAGTAATGTGCATAGTGTTTACTTTTAGTTGTGTTAATTAACTCATGTCCTGTGGTTAACTTTATTTCCTGTATTGTACTTTTCTGTTATTGTGGTTTCTGTTCGTTAGTAGGTTCTTTCTGTATAGTTGTTCTTTGTTCCCTTTGTGCCTAGCTATAGGGGCCCGCTCCAGGTGGCTCTTTGTGTATGGgagcctctgctccactgCCTTTTGTCTTGTACATACTTATACCTTTGTTCTTGTACATTTTATCAGTTGTTGAATACGATTTCACTAAACTCAAATGTCTGCATGAACCTGCGACATAACAATTGGCGACGAGGATTACAACGGCAACCAAACCAAGTACTACCCCATGGCTCATCTCTCAATCGGCACTATTGGCTCCTTCCAACCCAGCACGGAGGATTGGAAAGCGTATATAGAGCGACTTCAACTCTTTTTTTGTCGCTAACGGCATTGATGACGCAGACATACGTCGTGCAACTCTCCTCACTGTGTGCGGACCGTCAACGTATGGACTCGTCCGTGATCTACTTGCTCCCGCAGCTCCTACCGAAAAAACATTCGAAGAACTTGTTGTTCTGGTTCAGGAACACCAGCAGCCTACACCCTCACCCATCGTCGAGAGGTACACCTTCTTTACAAGAGTACAACACTCAGGAGAAACGATCAATGACTATGTGGCCCAGCTCCGCAAGATTGCTAAACACTGCCAGTTTGGCAAAACCCTCAACGACATGCTCCGAGACCGCATTGTTTGTGGATGTCGAGACAAGAAGCTCCAGTACAAGCTTTTGGCTGACCCTGCACTCACCTTTGACAGCGCTCTGGCTGTTGCAAAGGCATCTGAACTAGCTGATCGTGGCACCAGAAATCTCTCTGGACAGGACGCGTCTGTAAACCGTCTATTGGACAACCGTCGACGCAAGCCTCCACCCCCTCGGGAGAAACCTCCCTCAATTGGCCCaaccaagagtttatgatagagagagagtatcgaacgtaggcatactgtacatcagatgtatgcggagagtaacgtgacttcctgtatctgtcacaagcttggaatttgcacactgaccaatccaagcgtgggtgatgtaatctatcaacccatccaagtgtgggtgatgtaatctactttcttgatagattacatcacccacactggattggtcagtgtgcaaattccaagcttgtgtaTGGCGCGCCAtgtgtttcaataacaatgtctgcatatacataggcatgtcctggtgtgaatataccgacatagcatgcacatgcaatgatcgccttatgcagtgatcatgtctgcacatgcaaccattagtctctgcacatgcagtgatcatgtctgcacatgcaaccattagtctatgcacatgcagtgatcatgtctgcacatgcaaccattagtctctgcacatgcagtgatcatgtctgccatgcaaccattaatctctgcacatgcagtgatcatgtctgcacatgcaaccattagtctatgcacatgcagtgatcatgtctgcacatgcaaccattagtctctgcacatgcagtgatcatgtctgcacatgcaaccattagtctctgcacatgcagtgatcatgtctgcacatgcaaccattagtctctgcgtgtgcagtgatcatgtctgcacatgcaaaatGTGTTCCAGCCGAGTACTTCAATGGCAGATTCGTCTTCATCCATGTCCATATCATCTATTATatctatcattaatttttaatacaTCTTTGATACACGTGCTTTAAATAGAGCTGCGCATCAGGTCAAAGTATATGTTTCTCAATGGGACTCAGGTAcacctgtactgtactgcatgtgcagagattaatggttgcatgtgcagacatgatcactgcatgtgcagacatgatcactgcacacgcagagactaatggttgcatgtgcagacatgatcactgcataaggcgatcattgcacgtgcatgctatgtcggtatattcacaccaggacacgcctatgtatatgcagacattggtattgaaacacacggcgcgccatacttgtgacagatacaggaagtcatgttactctccgcatacatctgatgtacagtatgcctacgttcgatactctctctctatcataaactcttggcccaaccaagggcgtatacagagaagagggcatgcaactcgcccaattctcagaatcatccgacttcgtattgagctatttttagaactgcccacagaacgcccacgcgtaatctttgaccgcacaaggtaaatcaaagtcttttttatatctgtgctagctagctagctcgattgcagcatagtaaaactagttctcagcagcagtatggctcgtactagcagtgtcaaaggcaaaccatccaacagttgcaactccaacctaggtacaataaacctgtcttcctgagtctctggtgcttcttaacaatgcgcccagcacttaacttcccgctcgaaggggttgtcttggacctggctggactaggactggtcatgacacttctctaaaataatactccactgttagctagctagctagcaaaggctaggcagctctgatgtacacgcccataattataactccgtaaacaacaccgcccacttgttgacgtccgtatactggattctatttttagcatatccggtctctgatacgaagtcaGATGAGTACGTTgggtacatagtgagttgcatgccctcttctctgtatacgcccttggtttgGCTAAAGTGCTGGATCGGAAACCCTCACCTCCACCGGAAATGACCAGGTGATATAGGTGAAGGTTAGGGGAATTCCCCTAAAACCGGCCCAACACAGATCACGTCTCCATAAGGCATGCCTCGTTAAAGGCAAGCCCCGTAAAGACGGAGAGGGTGGGTGGGATGAAATCGACAGCAGTGATCGAGCCTGATCATGAAGACACGAGGTAGAAATATgatctgcgcatgtgcaagcgggTGCGGTCCTCCTTATTAACTTGGTCTAACTATCATTAAACCATACATAAAATCGAGtcgataaaacacatcgagtcgatccctaccagatGAAGTCGATAATCGATTTGATAAAACGCATCGAGTCAATTTTATCCTGACaccaacacatggtattttgtatcgccattttgaaacaaaaggctcaccataTATTATAGCCCcccatgcatgctgtatataCAACAATTTTTGGATGGACAAACCAATGTATATCTTCATGAAAAGAAGAAGAGATAACATTTGTGTAAGCGACGAGGAACATTTGTCCCTGTATTGACGGCACCATCTAGATCCTAGAATGCTCTAACTGACCTTAATTGGGCCTAAACTCTTTCAGAtttaaagccacataatacaacaatagatgcatgtaataagtctttcttctcagtgactttatatagataagctaactttatgaaataattagtaaaattatgcacttccgcttataattaattgaaaacaaaatcttctttgttgcttcctagatccttaaGGTCCTGGTAtatataagcagccacaaaacacaacaatgataccataattatacaattgaatAGATGCAAATCATTTTAGACAGagtattttatacactttttcctcttctatacttccgcttctatacttttgagcgaaagcaaatcatggcgagaggcactagcacagcgccagcttgaacactataGTTTTATTCAGTGATTCACTTAAACAGATGTATACATGTTGCTAAATTATTAACTCTATCAGAATTCAAAGttgcttatacatgtagctagaaaATGAATGCACATCATGTAAATGAAGCTACTTCAGTTATGAAGTTCAGTAAACAATTTATTCATACGCAGCATTCCTACATgagtgaggggggagggtaTCCCCCCTCACTCATGTAGGGGAATATTTCCCTCTCGTAGAAATTTGTATTCAGGTAccagttgtatgactgagtataTGCAAGGCAACCCCAGGATTCACGTATATATAGGACCACCTAATTTTCCAGGCATGCCCCTGGCTTTCCATAGCTTGCGCGCCATGCTGATGTTACATACTAGCAGATTATCGAAATAACAGtcgacctttttttagcaaaatttctCCCCTCTACTGTATGACACCACCCTGGCAGTAGTCTGTTTAATGGCATCAGgctctttataattatatcacagaTGATGGTTTCGTCAGTTTGCAGAGTTATACCTTCTCAGACCTCCTAGATCCTGTACTTGTTCACTGCCAGCACAATGAGGGCATGCACCAATGGAGACTACAAGAACCAGGGTCAACAGGAAAGTCAGGACAAATGTGAGGGCAACAGCAGCTCCAGTTAAGAAAGCTTCAGTTGAGAAAGATGTTCAGTTGAGAAAGATGTCACTGTAAACAAAGCAAACACAGTTATAACTATAAATAAGTACGACATTCATGGATGCATTAATAATTATCGATAATTAATCATgcgcattataattatacaagttgTATGCAAACAAACAGAATTTGCGCTTGCTATTGCACGAGTGAATTGTGCATCGGGCATACTTTAATACAGTTGAATGTTggctaaaaattaatatgcatTTGCTCTAAGTTGATGTAAAGAGTAGAACAAACAGACCATAATAAGTAATCAAGCGAGCGATGCATGTGCTTACAATGTGAATGATCCTGCATGTCTCACTCACTGGAATGGACACATCCACACTGGTGTTAGTCCGCAGGACAATCCTGATAGAATATAGGAGTACTCCGCACCTGCAATTAGTCCATGTATATTGTGAAGATAGCAGTAAGTCATCAGTGATTGGTGCAGAATCAGCAGGGATGAGGGTGGAGATGATAATGAGTTTACTGTGAGGGAAACTGACCTCAGGTATAGCATTAGAGCGATGTTTAACACATTGTATAAGCACATGCATCGCTCTGCTTGATTACTGTTTGTTTTACTCCTTACATCAACTTAGAGCAGATGTACAAGACACTCCCCTATAGTCATAGAGGTAGGTGGTCTGTTCCAACCAATAGAGTACGTAGTTTGTGATGCGATCAGTGTTAGTCATTTGATCTCATTGCAAAACTGTCCTCTCTGCATGAGTTGTAAATATGCACATTAGAAACACATACATTATTTTACTCCTGAACAGAGAAACGAACAGTGAAAGAGGCATAGGGTATGAAGTTGCATACCCAAGAGATCAGCAGTGAAATTGAAGAGTGTACTATAGTTTCTCCAGGAACGTGACAACACACCCCATATGCActgtcaccataattattgaatggCATCAAGTAGATAAGATCTACTCTAGCAACACACTGAAACTTAATTGCTGGTCTTGCTCCAAGCACCTAAAATAGAGCATCACCATGGAAGTGCAGTAGAATAAAAAATGAATTTTGATGTCAAAATTACATCCTGGTCTGACTCCATTGATTCTATAGTAGAGGAAGATCTAAGCCTACATGCAGttacagtacacagtacagtgttTTACAGAGTGGATTACTTTATTATTCTGCCATAGCACCAGGCCCTGGTCCATGCAGGGATGATTAATTAAAAAGAGGGTAAGGATTGTAGCTGCTGTAGAATCTAGTTTTTTACCTTTTATTGTGTTTTTTAGATTCTTCTGGTGGTTTTGTTCTTGTATCTTTGTTACCCAAGTGGAGCAGGTAAGCTagatgtacattaattatatcTCTATAAGACATGATTTGATTGAGCCATGGCTTTGTATGTGTATTTGGCAGTACCCTTTCTTCTagatcgtataattatatacgatgGAAAACAGTATGCACTACACAATCACAATCAGCTGTGATGAGCAATTATCGTTTGCAGATGCTGTTGGAAACTTGACATCCACTCCTGCATGAGTCCACCAATGGAGTATTGACAGCATGCCCAGGAGATCGTATCTCTATCACATGCACTCATAATGTTACTGCTGGCACTGGTCTTACTCATTGGGAGCTTCCTGGTGTTTCACTTTGTCTTGTTGTTCATGATGGATCTGCTGCTCCTAACTGTGCTCCATTCACGATCACAATGATCAGTGACAACTCTGGTCTTACAGTGAGCTCTACGGTTGAGATGACAGTTACTGACAGGGCACTGGATGGTGAAAAGGTTGAGTGTAGAGCTGGTGCAAGTGTTACTAATTCTCTTTTAGTTGGATCTGTTAATATCAGTGTTCTCAGTAAGTTTATATGTGTTATTGTTGGCCAGGTAATACTGTTTTTGCAAACACAAGTACAGCTATTCCCACTCCAAGCATCACCCTGGTGGAGCAAACGTCTCAGTACATGGCAAATGTGAGCTTGTTGGTGAACAACACTCAGTGTGCTGCTACCTATGTGGTCAATGCTACTCAAGATGATAACAGTGGGTCAGTGAGTGGTGGGTCAAGCTCTACCACACTTGTGATAGTCAATGGTCTGGATTTGTGTTGCTATAACTATAGCTTTGTAGGGTACGTCATCACGGCTGGTGGAAGTGTGGGAGATATGAGTGCACCATGCACCTTTCAGCTTCACGGCAAACCTCTCAGGTATGTATAACCTCAATGTATGCATGTTTACACTATATCTCTGTTTAGGACTAAATGGCGGTGCTAACGTGATTACCAACTCAGAGAGGACAGTTTTGCAATGGGATCAAATGCCTAACACTGGATATCCTGATTGCATCACAAGCTACTCTATTGGTTGGAACGGAACGACTTATAACACATCTGATACAGCTATCTCTGTGACTAGAGAACTACTGAGTGCCTCAGGGTTTCCTTTCTGTACGACCATCCATCACTGTGACACCAGTGACTCCAATGGGACTGTTAGCTGGGAGAGACTCTATATACTGCAGATGTCAGCTTAATCTCACCAGGTATAAATAAACAAATGtataacattatttttgtattaCATTATTTCACAGATTTCGTGACACCTAATATTTCTGGTTTATACCTTTTGAATAACATCAGCAGCATGATCGTGGAAATTAATGGGACAAACGTAAAACTATCAACATCACGATCAAAAGATTCTCTGGGATGGTTCAAGTACGTAATTTCATAAAAGTGGAATAAATGTTACCCTTCATTTTTCTTCAGGGAATATCTCAGATTGTTAACCCCATGCACTCATATGATTGGGTACAGCCGGGCCGGCATGGCTTGTACACCTAACACAGTGTTCACTGATGACTCATTTGAAGTCACTCTTCCTGTCGATGCTGAGTTTGGAGAATCATTTACAATGTGCGTTCAACTGACCTTTGGGGACTGTATGGAAATGGCATCGAGAGATTTCACAAGTAAGTCTATCATTCTAACTCACATTTTAACTTGATGCGCATGTTGTGTTTCCACCCCAGTTCCCAGTCAAAACATCACTACACAGAATGGAGGAATAGTGTCGGGTACTAGCTTCACTGCCACCACAAACCTACCATTAACTGAGTATCAACCAGACCAGCTACAAATCATCACTTCTCTTACCCCCAATGACACTGCACCAGTTGTAGCCGACTTCCCTGCTAGCTACCAGTACACTGTGATGATCTCGGGTCTCATGCCTGGTACAAGTTACACCTACACAGTTCGTGTTGTGCGTCGCAATGACATGACAGATGTAGTGGACACTTTTGTGGCTGATTTCTTAATTGCAGCTCTCCGTAAGTTGACGAGTGGCTAATCTTGAGTAGAATTCCTAAATCAGTGAAACTAAATTATAGTTCTCAAGGCTATTATATACTTTAATAATTACTTCTCAGGCAGGCAAACAGAAAACTGTAATCATGACATTAAAACCAATTCCGCTTTAATTGATTCCACTTATTATTCTTACAGCAACAACAATGGCCCCAACTCAACCTCCAACGACGTCTCCCATCAGTGAGCAAACAACCTCATCACCAGGGACGCCTTCAGCACAGGGATGTACCGGAGGTTGCATTTCTGGAATCATCGTTGGTTTTCTGTTTGTTCTAATAGTTTTGGTCATCATTGTCATTGTTATGTGCTACTGCAGCAAGACGAGGAGTAAGTGATTTTTCTCACTTAAAATGATGTTGGGTtaaatgacataattattttaggaGAAATGAAGGTGTTATGGCATCAAATGGAACTACAAAGTACTAAAGTAAAACTGAAGTAAGTCGCAtgctattaattattatgtgcatcaAAATTAAAAGTTGTGTTCTGAACAGTACTTATTAGGGTTTCTTGTGAGGACACTTGGCTTTTTGATTGAAAGAAGTCAACTCATAAAATGTGTTGACTTGTTTACGTGCTTGTTGACATGATGTTACCTTTTGTCTGCCCCTTGTCTTATGCATGAGTATATAGAATGTTTATTGGGcatggtatatacatgtgcaaatACGTACACAAATCAACTGTGCTGTCCGTAATCGTGCACATTCTATACTTTGTTACACTACACCCCTGAATTGTATTAGACTGTGATAATTGTATTGTCAGAGAAATAGCAATATTACGTAACTATACAAATACGTTCAATATTTGTGCTGTATAAGTATACGTAATATTTACATCTGTGTTTACACTCCctacacatgcagtaccaACGATGAGGAGATGGATCCCATGACCAACAGACCTGAATCCACTCCCACTTCTGGGACTATCGAGGTGAGTGacttatataccgtatatagcgggtgaTATATATtttgcggttttcgctgaGCCTGTAGcatgaacatttatacccacgaatattaagattgcatgcatgcgctaAAAGGTTGCTAGTCCCTGAATTGAAATCCTTTCTAACGGTTTTTCCGAGAAAATATATCCCCGCTTATATATATGCGgtatctgtataattatagacaagtTTCTCAAGTTTTACTTAAAAAatgtagacataattatagaacttGCACAGTCCACAGTACTTTAATAGTTGTGCGGTACAATTATTGACTAATATAATTGCATGTAAGAACCGGATCTTCAAGGTGAATGAGTTATCTCCATAGACTCATGCATTTCAGAGTctgcatgaataattataataccgaGTTTTCGTAAACTTAATAGTAATTGAACATCTATAGACTATACTTTAATATTGTATTGTTTAAATATCCATGTAATCGTTTGTCGGTATTATAggaacacaaaattaatataatcCATGTCCCAATCCTTATATACGAATCACCCAAAAACCTTGATGCTGCTCAGTCTCTAAGATTTTGTAATTTTTACTTCCATGCATCAATTGGGTCCAGTATACGAAGATCCTGATGCCTTTAAAGTAGACCCCCACACTCAAGACAATCTTGCCTATGGTCATGTTCAACAGTCAGCTCAATTGAAGGGACCGATATACGAGGACATTAAACCAGACCCCCACACCCAGGGGAACCTCGCTTATGGACATGTGCAATTGAATTAATTTAAAACAGTGAGTCTCATTATTGTCCATTATTGTCATTTACTTCAGATGATTTTTATCACACATTTTTTAGCAGTCTGTACAATTCATGCATTCTCACTTAAAGTTTGGTGCTTGAATGAAGAGCTCAatgtcaccataattattgaaacaATCCACTACGAGTTTGATTGTTAGTATTgtataccataataataataatattacagTCAAAACTACTGTATCATGTTCAggaaaacaattattataatattatatacactaacatgcatgcaagtaaaTCATAAACCAAGTGGCTATTTGTCCGGTAACCGGACTTCACTATATTTGTCTGGCATCCCACATCGTGCATGCGCATGACCTTTGAACTGGCCACTTAGACACATAGGTACACACAATACAACTagatacagtggaacccctctaacAGACACTTTTGGGAAACAATGTAATGCTGGTGGCCATTACTCAGAAGtgacctttgttgaggggttgctatacacaaactgttcatttgggatcTGGGTGCCTGAGTGGCCGTTATATCGCAGTTGGCCTTTCTTCAAGAGTGGCCATTAGGAGGGATTCACTGCGTGTATAGACACAAGCAATTAAGATACCTAGACTCTagtaattattttgtgagatAATTAGGACACGTATGATGACTCATTGATAAATCTGATGGTATATTAGTTGTTTAATTTGGGTCTTGGGcgtagctataatatatactatGTCAATATGATGCATGTGCCTTAGCTTATAAATTTTCTTAGGTGTACATAGTTTTATTGGACTCAAATTTCTGAATTGCAGCCCCCATTCTAACGGCATTAAATAGCAGGACAGGCTGTGcaatactatagctagctggcttTCCCTGAATATATATTTTCCATTGAAAGCAATTAAGATcgtatattaattatgtcatgctgaggttataattatgctgaaagCTAACATTCAAATTAATTCGCTTAGCAAATGTATGAAACTTGCAAGCTTTTATAGCTATGTGTTTTCGTCAATAACAGACGCTATACtggccacataattatgtatgaaaTATCTGTGgctatactatatacatgtacagtagactctcgctaacTAATCCAGCTCTCTGAATTAATTAGTCACCTcgatacagtggaacctctgaatAAAGGACAGTTTGGCATGTCCTCTTTTCGGAGGTTGTCCTTTGGTGGGAGGTCCATTCAAAGTAGTTTGGGTCAGCAGTACTGGCCATgcagtatacagaatagcgagttttgtgcagtaccAAACCAAATGGCTGGTATATCAAGGTAGCCGTACTTCGAAGAGCTGAAATAGCCATAAAGATAATAatgcaaaaacaaaaatagGAGAGTATGcgcactgaagtaacaaaaagttcgaaaacaagattatgggttggtatagtcttgcatgctcaACTAgatgggggtgggtggggcacgatctttaacagttgggtccagcactagggttgggtcgaaaacagcaaaaactcctcctctggatctcacccaagacacAAGACAAAGTTATTTCACATATACACGCTCTGAAGGCGGACCTATAGCTGCTGTGTTATGTCCTAAGAAAACTCTAACCAGTGTAACATGATATATTTTCGTTTACAAAGGGGCCGAACTTTTGTGTAATCTTGCTgacactacatgtatctatcaCTTTCACTATCATACAATTATAATCAtagtactagatctagtgctCTACTTTTGTGTGTCTTATTGAAAAGTTCATGTCAGTATCTTTGGTTCAGACTGGAGAATCTGGGGCTATACTTT
This is a stretch of genomic DNA from Halichondria panicea chromosome 1, odHalPani1.1, whole genome shotgun sequence. It encodes these proteins:
- the LOC135344348 gene encoding uncharacterized protein LOC135344348 isoform X2, with translation MSSVSVYVFLALLLGLHQKGTEAASSLEVSSGGGNVTDQFLQVCPNTIVSLTCSHDGVDLTRWRVTPPLPMDCDTVITRTASPNSEGLCGSFTISMISSRTEQTRRSTIELLITESLDGAVVTCFAGASSTPNLQVRNLTIQINIGPPSTPTIDGMEYSVVDSPTGQFRFLASSSGTFRTGVIISASVVGGSGSVVVTDNNIIVIGLSYTGSHTVSIVATSAVCPGVLNSSVTVVSVVFNIRTPVLTQPTGSVDCSNPSLPISGSWSVVEGVQSSNNSAVQLAPPPIGTPTITFTSSARGLSGSAVFVPDSSYQLTDTVENDVFTFTVTVTNAAGSSSEMSAAVEVTPFIVDESTLETMNCLTFSLSQNCASEQSGNFVIKFEQRNGVCRDLVLSDFSTSTIQLMPQSACAYVASSTNLCYRATLMYNGIITDTQTNLNFAACPISVLNSFLADGVSYQLDGEVTSGNVSHRTTATLSCTETFASVSGAAVVTCVDGQWNNMGIQWCSRSCAETTAISVIVTFLLTLALGISIGVLFVLAVNKYRKSEKVTLQTETEMGQPPVAIYEDLDVVKPDPRTQGNLAYGHVHAVS
- the LOC135344348 gene encoding uncharacterized protein LOC135344348 isoform X1, which translates into the protein MSSVSVYVSLHKLYISKTLLVLQVFLALLLGLHQKGTEAASSLEVSSGGGNVTDQFLQVCPNTIVSLTCSHDGVDLTRWRVTPPLPMDCDTVITRTASPNSEGLCGSFTISMISSRTEQTRRSTIELLITESLDGAVVTCFAGASSTPNLQVRNLTIQINIGPPSTPTIDGMEYSVVDSPTGQFRFLASSSGTFRTGVIISASVVGGSGSVVVTDNNIIVIGLSYTGSHTVSIVATSAVCPGVLNSSVTVVSVVFNIRTPVLTQPTGSVDCSNPSLPISGSWSVVEGVQSSNNSAVQLAPPPIGTPTITFTSSARGLSGSAVFVPDSSYQLTDTVENDVFTFTVTVTNAAGSSSEMSAAVEVTPFIVDESTLETMNCLTFSLSQNCASEQSGNFVIKFEQRNGVCRDLVLSDFSTSTIQLMPQSACAYVASSTNLCYRATLMYNGIITDTQTNLNFAACPISVLNSFLADGVSYQLDGEVTSGNVSHRTTATLSCTETFASVSGAAVVTCVDGQWNNMGIQWCSRSCAETTAISVIVTFLLTLALGISIGVLFVLAVNKYRKSEKVTLQTETEMGQPPVAIYEDLDVVKPDPRTQGNLAYGHVHAVS
- the LOC135352438 gene encoding uncharacterized protein LOC135352438 isoform X1; amino-acid sequence: MIVEINGTNVKLSTSRSKDSLGWFKEYLRLLTPCTHMIGYSRAGMACTPNTVFTDDSFEVTLPVDAEFGESFTMCVQLTFGDCMEMASRDFTIPSQNITTQNGGIVSGTSFTATTNLPLTEYQPDQLQIITSLTPNDTAPVVADFPASYQYTVMISGLMPGTSYTYTVRVVRRNDMTDVVDTFVADFLIAALPTTMAPTQPPTTSPISEQTTSSPGTPSAQGCTGGCISGIIVGFLFVLIVLVIIVIVMCYCSKTRREMKVLWHQMELQSTKVKLNTNDEEMDPMTNRPESTPTSGTIELGPVYEDPDAFKVDPHTQDNLAYGHVQQSAQLKGPIYEDIKPDPHTQGNLAYGHVQLN
- the LOC135352438 gene encoding uncharacterized protein LOC135352438 isoform X2, with product MIVEINGTNVKLSTSRSKDSLGWFKEYLRLLTPCTHMIGYSRAGMACTPNTVFTDDSFEVTLPVDAEFGESFTMCVQLTFGDCMEMASRDFTIPSQNITTQNGGIVSGTSFTATTNLPLTEYQPDQLQIITSLTPNDTAPVVADFPASYQYTVMISGLMPGTSYTYTVRVVRRNDMTDVVDTFVADFLIAALPTTMAPTQPPTTSPISEQTTSSPGTPSAQGCTGGCISGIIVGFLFVLIVLVIIVIVMCYCSKTRREMKVLWHQMELQSTKVKLNTNDEEMDPMTNRPESTPTSGTIEYTKILMPLK